Part of the Salinimonas iocasae genome, GCCGGTTAATGCAAATACTCTGTATTTGTCAGGGTGCCGGGCAACAACATCCAGTGTGCTACATCCTATCGACCCCGTAGCACCAAGTATTGTTAAGGTTTGCATCACGCCATCCAGGTTACATAACAGAAGGCAAATACCGGGAAGGCTGCGGTAAGGCTGTCAATACGATCTAACACACCACCGTGGCCAGGCAGTAGTTTACCACTGTCCTTAATGCCTGCGCAGCGTTTGAGCATACTTTCGTTAAGATCGCCCAGGGCTGAGACCCCAACCGTAATACAGCCGATGAGAACATGTAACCAGATTCGGGAAGGCTCAACCTGATAATGCAATGCTGCAAATGCAATAATAGCGAATGAGGCAGTGACGCCCCCTAACAGGCCCTCGAGGGTTTTGCCTGGTGATACATTAGGTCTGAGCTTGTGCCGGCCGAATTTCACACCGACGAAGAAAGCGCCGATGTCAGCCGCCCAGACAATACCTAGCACGTAAAAAATCAGTGAGGAACCGTAAAATTCGTCTACATCATGCAGACTTGTGCGAAGGCTTATAACGGCTACCCAGGTAGGAATCAGCGTTAGTGCTCCAAACCCTACGCGAATCGCGCGACTGTTTCGCCAGAATGCAGAGTATTTGGGGTAAGCAATAATCATTGCCAGCGATACTACCCACCACAGCGCCGCTATGCCGAGTATAAAGTGATACAACCCGTGAAGCTTACCCTGATGCCATATTTCCTGTTCATCGACAATCATGGAAAGCAAAATACAAACAATGAATGCTGCAACCATTAGCGCCACTTTTTTCGGACGGGCACTTATGCCGGACATATTTGCCCACTCATACGCGCCAAGGCCGATTACAGCTGCGATCGCAATCTGAAAACCCCAGATAGGAAGATAGACAATGGCATAAAGTGCCAGCGGCGCCAGTA contains:
- a CDS encoding phosphatidate cytidylyltransferase, which encodes MLKQRIITALILAPLALYAIVYLPIWGFQIAIAAVIGLGAYEWANMSGISARPKKVALMVAAFIVCILLSMIVDEQEIWHQGKLHGLYHFILGIAALWWVVSLAMIIAYPKYSAFWRNSRAIRVGFGALTLIPTWVAVISLRTSLHDVDEFYGSSLIFYVLGIVWAADIGAFFVGVKFGRHKLRPNVSPGKTLEGLLGGVTASFAIIAFAALHYQVEPSRIWLHVLIGCITVGVSALGDLNESMLKRCAGIKDSGKLLPGHGGVLDRIDSLTAAFPVFAFCYVTWMA